Within the Wolbachia pipientis genome, the region ACTGTCCTATCATCAAAAGATAAGCTTAAGTTCAATATTGATATTATGGGGTTACGCATGTATCAAAGTAATCATGTAGTTTGCTAAAATGATCAGTATGGACGATAAAACAACAGTTGATGTTGTAGCAACACCTACTCCTCGTGCACCTTCTTTGCAATGGTAACCGTAATAGCAACTTGAAACAGAAATTATGGCGCCAAAAGCAATTGCTTTTATTAGCCCAACAATAAAATCGTACATATTAAAGAACTGAGTTGTGTATTTAATGTATATATTTAGATTGTGGTTAAATTCGAAGACTGCAGTGACATACCCTCCAAATATTCCTATTAGATCTGCACATACTATAAGTATGGGAAATACTATGATTGACGCTAAAATCCTTGGTGCAATTAAATATTTGAAAGGATTGATGTTCAAAGTTGTAAGGGCATCTATTTGCTCGGTGATGCGCATTGTACCAATTTCTGCTGCAACTGATGATCCAATCTTTCCTACCATTATTAAGCTGATCAAAACTGGTCCTAACTCTTTAATGATAGTGATCGTAACAAGTTTGGGTATTATCTGTTCTTGGTTAATTAATGGGTCACTCAAGCTACTTTGTAAAACTATCGCCGCTCCTATAAAAACTCCAGTGAGCCCAACAATTGGCAGAGAGAAAAAGCCTATCTCTATAATTTGTCTTGCTACGTTGCTAAAATAATATGGTGGTACGAAGCAGTGGTATAGAGATTGAATAAAAAATATGAATGCACTACCAAGCCTTAACAAAAAATTGATAAAGTACCTACCAATTATTCTAACACTATTTATATCAAAAAAGCTCACTTTGTATTCATTTTAGCTAGAGTTACTGATTTTATTAAAATTTTTATTAACTTTATCGCAAAGTATAGCTGAGATATGTTTTAAGTTCAATATACTTGATGTTTTAATTTAAAATCCATAGGACTCAATTACATAAGCAAACCTTACTTATTTTACTATCCCTGTTTACTTCTTGTAAAAAACATGTTACTAATGTATTGTATTTTGTAGTAAAATGGAGGAAATTTTGGCAGTTCCAAAAAGAAAAAAATCAAAGTCAAGGCGTGATATGCATCGTTCTCATCATGTTATTAAGCCTAAGAATGTTGTGGTATGTTCAACAACTGGGGAATTCATGTTGCCTCACAATGTAGCGGTCGATGGCAGTTACAAAGGAAAACGGGTTTTTATTAAGCAACAGGCAGAATGACTATTATGGTATGTTACCTACGGTCAATAATCACATAGTTATTGCACTTGACGCTATGGGGGGCGATTTTGCACCTCTTTCCATAATTCAGGGTGCTGGTTTTTTTTTGGATAATCTTGTTGACCCAGGAATTAAAGTTTTTTTTCATATTTATGGAGATAAGGAAGAAGTATCTCCTTTGCTTTTGAAATATAAAAAAGTAAGTAACAATTCTGAATTTACTCATTGTTCTGACAATGTCCTTGCAAATGATAAGCCATCTTTTGCGCTGAGACATCGTAAAGACTCAAGTATGAAAGCTGCAATTGTTGCAGTGAAAGAAGGTAAAGCTTTCGGAGTGGTATCTTCAGGCAACACCGGGGCGTTGATGGCAATTTCCAGATTTATTTTAGGAACATTACCAAATATTTATCGTCCTGCTATTGTCTCTATCTGTCCAACTAAGACAAAAAGCTTCGCTTTGCTTGACCTTGGTGCAAATGTCGATTGTAATGCCGATTTGTTATTCCAATTTGCATTAATGGGAAGCATATTTGCAAAAGTAGCGCTAAAAATTGACAATCCTGAGGTTGCTTTGCTCAATATCGGCACAGAAGAAGTTAAAGGCACTGACTCAGTACGCGGCGCTTTTGAGTTGCTTAAAAACGCTCCAGGCATTAATTTCAAAGGGTATATAGAGGCAAGTGAATTTTTAGAGGGTAATATAGATGTGATTGTTGCTGATGGTTTTGTTGGCAATGTAATGCTCAAAACAGCTGAGGCAACCGCTAGTACTTTTATCAATCTAATAAAGCAGGAAGTACTGAGCTCATGGGCAACAAAGATGCTTGTTGGTATATTGTTAAAATCTAAACTAAATAAAGCATTAACGCGTTTTAATCCCAAAATTAGAAGTGGAGCTATGTTTTTAGGGCTGAATGGTATCATCATTAAAAGTCATGGAAATTCTGATGCTATTTCTTTTGCTCATGCTATAAAATTTGCAGTAAATGCAATTAGTGAAAATTTAAATCAAAAGATAATTAACGGGGTAAGTCATATTGAATAAAAGTTTCATATTAAGCACTGGATCTTACCTACCAAGAAAAACGTTGAGTAACAACGAAATTGCATCGATAGTTGAGACAAGCGATGAATGGATAAGGCAGAGAACAGGAATAGTTCAAAGGCATATAGCAGATGAAGGAGAATTAACGTCAGATCTAGCTGTAAATGCAGCAAAAAGTGCTATAGAAAAAGCTAAAATTTCAGTGGGTGAAATTGACTTGATTATAGTTGCCACAACAACTCCTGATAAAACTTTTCCTAGCTGTGCAACGATTGTACAAAGTAAGTTAAAATGTAAAAACGCATTTTCTTTTGATGTACAAGCAGCATGCTCTGGTTTTATATATGCAGTTACAGTTGCTGATTCGCTCATAAAATCTAACAATAAAATTAAATATGCGCTCGTTATTGGTGCTGAAATAATGTCTAGGATTGTTGACTGGGAAGATAGGTCAACTTGTGTACTCTTTGGTGATGGTGCTGGTGCAGTGATAATAAAATCGGAAATGGGTAGCAGCGGCATCATATCAACGAACTTACACTCTGATGGCAATGTGAACATATTATGTACGAACGGAGGGGTATCCTCTACTGATGATTCTGGAAAAATATGCATGAATGGAAGAGAAGTGTTTAAACATGCAGTGGATAAGTTAACAGCCTCAGTAGAGGGAACACTAAGATGCAATAATTTGAAAATCACTGATATTGACTGGTTAATTCCCCATCAAGCAAACATTCGTATTATTGAAGCAGTAGTAAAGAAATTAGATTTTCCTATAGAGAAAGTGATTAATACCGTTGATAAGCATGCAAACACCTCAGCAGCGTCAATTCCACTGGCTTTAGACTATGCAATACAAGAATCAAAAATAAAATCAGGAAATCTGGTACTGCTGATTGCAATAGGTGCAGGCCTGACTTGGGGTTCCGTGTTGCTGCGCTATTAGACTTCCTGCATTATACCTGTAATGGTCTTACTCCTTTTGAATTTATATGTTCTCAGTGCTCCTGAATTGTTTATACTAAATCCTTACCATCACACTCTGGGACTGTACATCTAAAGACCTGCTGAAAAAGGTGATTGAAAAAATGATGTGAGAGAGGTAGAAGAAGAATAAGCAGATCAAGTAAGGAAAAAAAATGAGCTTTAGTTACTATAATATGAAAAAATACCCAAGAAACTTTCGTAATATAACAGGTTTAACTATAGAGGAGTTCGAAAAAGTAGTGGAAAAAGTGAGGTCTGGATGGGAAAAACAGAAAAAGTGTCATGGTAGAAGATCAAAACTACCAACTCTGGAAGATAAGTTGTTTTGCGTAATTTTGTACTATCGCACTTACATAACACATAGATTTTTAGGATGCCTATTCAATGTACACAACGCAAATGTATGTAGGTTACTTAAGAGAATAGAGCCATTACTCGCCAAAAAAGTGACTATAACAAAAGATAGAAGTATGACGCCAGAAAAAATACTGAAGATTTTGGCTGATGTTACAGAACAGCAAATACAGAGACCAGAAGATAGTAAAAAACGGAAGAAATCATATTCAGGAAAAAAAGAACCAACACTATGAAAACTGAGATTATTATCGAAGAAGGAGGAAGAATTTTATCAGTGTCAAAGTCATACCGTGGTAGAATTAGTGATTTCCGCATAAGGAAACAAGAAAAATATTTACCACTTGATAGCATAAAACATGCCGATTCTGGATATCAAGGTTGGCAAAAATTGCAAAGCAATGTTATAATTCCATATAAAAAGTATCGTAAAAAGCCATTAACTCCAGAGCATAATAGAAGATTAGCATCATTTAGAATGAGAGTAGAAAACAAGATCCGAGAGATAAAGATATTTAAGATTATGTCGAATGTTTATCGCAATTTTCAGAAAAAATATAACCTGAGGTTCAATATTATTGCTGGTATTGTAAATCTTAAGCACGCCTTTTAGTTAACCTTGATTTTAGTCACCCTCCTTTCCTTTTTTTATCGCTTGATTCGCAGCAGGTCTCAGGTTTTTATATTGTTTAGCAGTACAATTTTCAATATTATGAATAAGCATGGAAAGGTGGCTGAGTGGTCTAAAGCACACGCTTGGAAAGCGTGCACATATGAAAATATGTCGGGGGTTCGAATCCCCCCTTTTCCGCATATCACCTCTAGAATGGTATAAAACCCTAGGTCGCGCGCACAACTCTATTCCTATAGTGAGTAGCTCCCTCCTATCTCATTTATATCATATTTTTAACTTACCCAATAACATAAATTACTTTAGCTATGCTATCAATAGCATTGCTTTAAAAAGAGTGCCCATATTTTCAGTCAACCTTAAGAATTCACTAAAGATCCTATTCTTTTGTTCATCATTTGCGCTTTTCATTAAAGCCTGGGTTCTTTCTTTTATGCCAAAAAGATACAAAAATTCTCTTTGAGTTAAAATCTCGCAATCTACGTGTTTTAATGAATCTTTTAATGCTTGAAAGTTCACAAGTGCAGTAATATCACTATTACCAACATTCTCAAGAAAATTAGCATACTTATGTTGTTTTATCGATTGCAAAGTGCTCTTATATGCGGGGTATACATAACCGTAATCTATAATCAAAGCAGCTCCTTTATTATTATGTATCTTCTTTTCAAGTTTTTTTAATATTTCAACCCCAGTCGAACATATTTCCACCACTGCACCATTAAAAAGTTTTCCATTTGTCATTCTAGCGCTTGGTATACAACTGCACGACTTGCAGATGGTGTTATGAAAGTAACTGACACTGGAGTCCAGTTTTTTGATCGAAAATGTTGCATAGTGCGCTTGTTTACAATCAATTTTGCTGGATCCCAGTGTCACGCACTGGGATGACAAAGAGGGGGCACTGGGATGACGAGGAAGGGGCACTACACACTGGCATGACACCAAGAGACTGCCATCATCTTGTTTTGTCACCCTATTTTCATACCACCCCTCATCACGATATACAAACTGATCTATCGGAAGAGCATCAAAGAACTCATTTGCTAAAAAAATGGTTGGTTGTTCTGGTAGGTTGTCAATATCTTTGTGCCAATTAACACCTAAGCCTTTTAATTTTTCCTTTTGTATCTTCCGTAAAGTAGGGCTTATTTCAACTAAGTGGATCAACATTGAATTAAAAAAGCTGCTGTATTTTCTAGTGACTCTTATTATATCGTGAATCAGTGTTCCTTTACCTGGCCCAAGTTCAACTAGAGAAAATTTTGATGGCTTTCCTAATTTTTCCCATGTATGCATTATCCAAACTGCAATTACTTCACCAAATAATTGGCTGATCTCAGGTGCAGTAGTAAAATCACCATCCTTACCAAGTGGTAATCTACTCGTATAATAGCCGTATTTTTCATGGTACAAAACGGCATTTATGAAATCACTGATGGATATTGATCCTTGACTTTTGTCAATTAATTCGTGTATATAAGTGAGCATGTTATTAATAAATGTTTAACTATAGCGTGCCATAATATAAAATAGTAGAGTATTTATATATATAGTATAAACTCAAGTTTGTGATTAATAGTGCTTCAGTTATGGACGACAAAAACACCGATTATGTTGCCCTTATACCTCAAGATGATAGTATTGAATACAAATTTGAAGAAGCTGTCAATTTTATAGAAAACAAGGTTATAAATGCTGATGGACTAACTTTAGCGGAAGTGTTTCAAGTGCTAGTTCAAATGCTAGATGGTGATCTAGCATTGGTAAAAAAAGTACTAGCATATGCTAATATTATGGCAAAGCATGGAATGAAGGTAGCAAAAGAGTCGCAATTAAGAAGAGCTGATGTTCGCCGAGCTTTGGAAGGTAAAGAAAGTGTTGTCAATAGACAAGATTTTATAAAGAAACCACCTCTTCCACCTGCTATAAAATCGACCAAAAAGAAAAGTAGAGGTCTTTAAATGGCCGAATCTATAAAAAAATTTACTGTACAATGTGACTTCAAAGGGCAAAGTTCACTTTTTGCAATATACATAGGAAATCCAAAGAGTGATGCTCATCCAATTCATCATCAAGATTCCTGGCTTGTAAAAGAACGTGGAGGGAATATCCCTAATAAAGTAAAAGAAAGTCTACAAAAATTACATAAACTATCTCAAGAAAATGGAGTCTCTTTCTCAGAGTTATGTGCGTATGCCATTACTGTGGTTAGTAATAATGATAAAAAAAGTGACGACAAGCAGTGAGATAGTTTAATCCCTCAATATTTCATTTATAGAGACTTTCGATCTCGTCTTTTTATCCACTTTTTTTACTATAACTGCACAATAGGTTGAAATGTTATTTTTAGATGGAATAGACCCTGGTATCACTACAGAATAAGGTGGCACTTCGCCATAAAATACCTCGCTAGTTTCTCTATCAATAATCTTTGTTGACGCTCCAATAAACACACCCATGCCAAGGACTGATCCTTCTCTCACTACCACACCCTCGGCTACCTCGCTACGTGCTCCAATAAAGCAATTATCTTCTATAATGACAGGTGAAGCTTGAATAGGCTCAAGGACTCCACCTATTCCCACTCCACCGGAAATATGGCAGTTTTTTCCTATTTGTGCACAGCTACCAATCGTTGACCAGGTATCTATCATTGTTCCTGAATCAACATATGCACCAACGTTGATAAAACTTGGCATTAGAACAACATTTGTACCTATATAAGCAGATCGGCGGACAAAACACCCAGGAACTGCTCTAATTTTTAACTGGCGAAATTTCTCCTCATTCCATTCACTAAATTTGTTACCGATCTTGTCAAACCAGCAATTGGTATTGTCTATTATTTTGTTTTCTTCAGTGAGAAAATGTAATAATATTGCCTGCTTTATCCACTTATGTACTACCCATTCTCCACTTGATAGCTTTTCTGCTACTCTAATTTTGCCACTATCAAGGAGCTCAATTACCTCTTTAATTGCTATTCTTGCTGTTTCCTTTAGGTTACAGTCATTAAATTTTTCTCTATTTTTCCAAATATTTTCTATCTCACTTTGTGTTTTTTTTAGTTGCAAACCTTCCATTTGTTATATATATTAATATTAAATTTATAGCTCTGTACTATTTGAGCTTGTTACTACTTTATATGTAAGTGCTATGAAAATACAATGTAATAGTTGTACTAAAACTTACTTAGTATCTTCTGAGCAAATTGGTGCATTTGGAAGAAAGGTAAAGTGTACGAACTGCAATCATATATGGCATGAACATCTAGAAGAAGCATCAAACAAATCGCACTCTGCTAATATACAGGAAAAAAAAATTAGTGGAAGGGATTTTTTACAAAGTCTAGCATTTACCACTCTAGCTTTTGCAGCAGCTACAGGGTTATGCGTCGTAATTGCTAATGGCATCTTTCCTAGAGAGATGAACAAAGCATACAAAATGATCAGTTCATATAAGGATTCAATAAGCTATAAATTAGGGTACAAAAAAGAACAAACAGAAAATCCAAATGTAAAAAAACTTGTTGTAAATAAGTTTTATCAAGACTACCTTTTTTTATCTAATTTAAGATCTAGTTAAATAGGCATAAACCATCGCCGATATTGGTATCCAGTTCCTATAGCTACTCAGATGATGCAAATAGTATTAGGGTGACAGAGTTTTAAAAATAAGTTATTTTTTAGTAAAAAACAGCTCATGAGTATTAAAATTGCACCTTCTATACTTTCAGCAGACTTTGCAAAATTAGGAGAAGAAGTAAGAAAAATTAGCGATTTAGGTGTAGATTACATACACATAGACGTTATGGATGGGAATTTCGTTCCAAATATTACAATTGGTCCTAGCGTTGTCTCTGCAATACGTAAATATAGCAATCTTCCTTTTGATGTGCATTTAATGGTCAAATCTCCTGGTAACCACATTGAAAGCTTTATAAATGCTGGTGCTGATATTATCACTGTACATGCAGAAGCAGAGATACACCTTGAGAGGTTGATAAGAAAGATAAAGTCATACAAAAATGTAAACGACGCAAAAAAACCGATTCAAGCTGGAGTCTCAATTGTTCCTTCAACTTCCCCAAGTGTGCTTGAATATATAATACATGAGCTAGATATTGTGCTGATTATGACAGTCAACCCTGGCTTTGGAGGGCAGGAATTTATTCATTCACAGTTGAACAAGATATCTACTGTAAAAAAAATGATACAGGAGCGTAATCTTAAAACACAAATTTCAGTAGATGGTGGAATTAACTTTTCTAACGCAGCTGATATAATAAAAGCAGGTGCTGATATTTTAGTTGCGGGATCGGCGATATTCAAGGCTGAAGATATTAAGAAGGCCGTAAATGATCTAAAAATCCATCGTGGTAATCCTATATAGCTAGTGCAGCCCTACGTTATACCGCGATTCATTCGCGGTATCTCAGCCGCTAACACGTAGCGGAGTGTTGGCAAACCTAAGATCTTTAGCTAGTTAACACAAATTATTTCTATTATCTACCAATTTGAAAAAGTCTCTGGTCCAAGTAGTCAAGCTACTTGGATGACAAGAGGTAACGCAAGAAGTTTACTCTTAATAAAAGCCCGATGATGAATCATTACTACCAAATTTCGGCCTATTTCTGTTGCTGAAACCAGAACGAGGACGAGAAGGCTTCTTATGGTAACTTCCTCCAGATTTTCTATAAAATGAATTATTGTAATAATTACCTCTGTCATTTGGACCATCTTTCCTTTCCTCATTGTAAAGCTCACCTTCAAAAAACTCTCCCGTCTCTTGATCAACTCGACGTCTTGACAACTTTGGACATCCACCTTTTTCGAAGTCAATTACTAGTGCTTTGAAAGTATCACCTTGTTTGAGTATGCTCTCTATAGAATCTATGTGTTCATTAGCTACTTCACTTATGTGCATTTTTCCTTTTCTGCCATTAAGAAATTCAAGCTCTACAATAGACTTCTCTATTTTTACAACTTTGACATCAACTATAGAACCTTGTTCTAGTTCTGTTATTGAATCAATCATCATACTCTTTGCAATTTCAGCTTCAGTGCCACTCGTGGCAAAAACAGAAACTTTACCATCATCTCCTATTTCAATTTTTGCATTACTTCTCTCACACACACTACGTATATTTTTTCCTTTAGCACCAATAGCTGCAGAAATTTTGTCTTTATCTATGTAAAATGATAACATCCTTGGTGCATGGTCTTTGACGTCATCACTGTGTTCTGAAATCACTGCATTCATTTTTTCTAAAATATGTAATCTTCCAGCTTTTGCCTGTTCTAAAGATTTTTCAACAATTTCAAAGCTTATACCAGAAATTTTCATGTCCATTTGTAACGCCGTAACCCCTTCACTAGTTCCTGCTACTTTAAAGTCCATATCACCAAGATAATCTTCATCACCCAATATATCGGAAAGTATTACATACTCGTCTTTATCTTTAATAAGGCCCATAGCAATTCCAGCAACAGGAGCCTTTATTGGTACACCCGTATCCATTAAAGCAAGAGAAGTCCCGCAAACTGTTGCCATAGAAGAAGAACCATCAGATTCCATAATTTCAGATACTACTCTTATTGTATAAGGGAATTCAGATTTATCAGGTAAAACAGGATGAATTGCTTTCCAAGCAAGTTTACCATGACCGATTTCTCTCCTTCCTGGTGCACGCATAGCAGAAGCCTCTCCAACAGCAAATGGAGGGAAATTATAATGCAGCATGAAATGCTCACGTCTATCTCCTTCAATATCATCCACAATTTGCTCATCTTGAGTAGTACCAAGAGCAGTAACAACCAATGCCTGAGTGTTGCCTCTTGTAAACAGCGCAGAACCGTGAGTTCTGGACAGAATATCAACTTCAACTTCTATCTGACGTATCTCATCATGCTTACGACCGTCTATCCTTACACCTTTCTTCCTAATTATTTCACGTACTAAAGATCTTTCAAAGTTTTTTACTGCATACGTAATTAACTTTTCATCTTTTCCAGTCTCTTTAAGAGTATTCAATATATTCTCTCTGACCGCTTCTAGAGCTTGAACTCGCTCTTGTTTTACTGTTTGCGAATATGCTTTTTCAAAATCTTTACCGTATTTTTCGAGCTCTTGTGTTATATCTGATGTATCAACAGGAGCAAAGCTTTCAGGCTTATTGCCAACTGTATCAGCAAACTCTTTTATGAGCTTAATGACAGGTTTAAGGTGTTCATGGCCAAATTTTATTGCATTAAAAACATTTTCTTCAGAGAGCTCTTTCACTTCTGACTCAACCATTAAAATCGAATTTTCATCACCAGACAAAAACAGATCCAAGCTGCTTGCTTTCATCTCTTGAACAGAAGGGTTGAGTATATAGTTATTATTTTCATCACAACCAACTATCACTCCAGCTATAGTAAAGTGAAAAGGAACACCAGAAACCGCAAGAGCTGCAACAGCACCAATCAATGCTGGCACTTCAGGAGGATTGACTGTATCATAAGTTAATAGATTACACACCACACTAATTTCATCATGAAATCCTTCTGGAAAGAGTGGCCTTACACTCCTATCTATTACTCTTGAGATTAAAGTTTCTCTATCAGATGGCTTGCCTTCTCTTTTAAAAAAACCACCAGGGATCTTACCCATGGCATAGCTTTTTGCGATAAACTGCACATTTAAAGGTAGGAAATCAACGCTTTCTTCCTTCTTTTTATGTACAACAGTTACTAAAACAGAAGTACCACCGTAATTTACAACTACTGAACCATGAGCTTGGCGTGCTATTTTTCCTGTTTCTAAAGATAAGGCACAACCACCCCACTCTATAGATTTTTTTATAATTTTAAACATACTAAATTCCTCGATTATTTTCTAATGCCTAACTTCTCTATTAATTCCCGGTAGGCTTCATTACCAAATTTACGCTTTATATAATTTAAGTGCTTGCGTCTTCTACCTATCAATATAAGTAAACCACGCTTAGAGTGATGGTCATGCTTGTGTACTTTAAAATGCTCAGTTAAGTTACTGATCCTCTCGGTCAAAATTGCACATTGTACAAAAGATGAACCTGTATCATCTTCTTTAATTGCATATATATTTATCAAACTCTTTTTCTTTTCGGATGTTATTGACATCTAAACCTCATTTTAAATATTAAAAACACGAATAGGTTTCACACAACCATAAATAAAACTGCAGATTGCAATAGGTACACTACCCACTATCGTACAAAAAATATCATAATTCTTTAAATTACGCAAGTTATTTAATAAAATTTCCTGACCTTTTCTGATTTTCCCCGCATCTTCTAGGGAAATTTCAACTTTGAACATCGATCTTAAAGCCGATTCAATGGGAATGATGAAACTTTTTACATTACTCCTTGTACCTTCTATTACTCCAGTATCACCTTTTGTTATCGGAGAGTAAGTTATTGTGTTTCTTTCAGCAAGCTGTTCAATTGTCACTGATTCGTTTTCTCTAAAGTCACCTACCATAGTTCTTCTTAATTTCGTAATGTGTCCAAAACAATTTAATGCAATGCCAAGATCACGAGCAATTGATCTCACATATACACCACTACCGCACATCATAGAAAAATCTGCACTATTATTTATGGTGTCCACAGATATCAATTTCAGTTCATGTATTTTGACTTGTCTGGGCTTTATATTCACCTTTTGCCCACTTCTTGCCAATTTATACGCCCTTGCTCCTTTGATTTTTATTGCTGAAAATTGAGGAGGTGTCTGCTTGATCTCACCAATAAAATTTTCAATTGCACAATTTATTTGATTATATTCTGGTCTTATATCACTAGTTCTAATAATATCACCATCTAAATCGTCTGTGGTTCTTTGCTCACCCCATTTTATTGTAAAATTATACGCTTTTGAATCGCAAAATAAATAGGGTATAGTTTTTGTTGCTTCACCAAGAGCAATTGGCAACACACCTGAAGCTAAAGGATCAAGTGTTCCCAGATGACCAGCTTTCTTAATTCCAAAGATCTTTTTAACTTGGGTTACAGCTTGTGCAGAACTAATTCCTATTGATTTATCAAGATTCAGCCAACCATGTTTCATAGTTAATTATATACAATTGGTAACAGTTTAGGAAGCAGCTTGAAATATATACTTTAAATAATGATGTAAAAATGGCTTGACTAGCATGCATTATTAACATATACTTAACCTTTTTATTAGCCTTATTTAAGGGGGCTATTATGACTATAAAAAACACGAAGTGGGAAAATACTGCACATATAACAAAAATAGGTATTGAAGGTTTAGTTGCAGTTGCATCTTTAGCGGCAGCAATAACAACAATATTAATTTCTACTAAAGTAATTGCTGGCCCTGCATCTTTAGCACTTGTTGCTAGCCCTGCTGGAATTGCAGTTCT harbors:
- the pnp gene encoding polyribonucleotide nucleotidyltransferase, with amino-acid sequence MFKIIKKSIEWGGCALSLETGKIARQAHGSVVVNYGGTSVLVTVVHKKKEESVDFLPLNVQFIAKSYAMGKIPGGFFKREGKPSDRETLISRVIDRSVRPLFPEGFHDEISVVCNLLTYDTVNPPEVPALIGAVAALAVSGVPFHFTIAGVIVGCDENNNYILNPSVQEMKASSLDLFLSGDENSILMVESEVKELSEENVFNAIKFGHEHLKPVIKLIKEFADTVGNKPESFAPVDTSDITQELEKYGKDFEKAYSQTVKQERVQALEAVRENILNTLKETGKDEKLITYAVKNFERSLVREIIRKKGVRIDGRKHDEIRQIEVEVDILSRTHGSALFTRGNTQALVVTALGTTQDEQIVDDIEGDRREHFMLHYNFPPFAVGEASAMRAPGRREIGHGKLAWKAIHPVLPDKSEFPYTIRVVSEIMESDGSSSMATVCGTSLALMDTGVPIKAPVAGIAMGLIKDKDEYVILSDILGDEDYLGDMDFKVAGTSEGVTALQMDMKISGISFEIVEKSLEQAKAGRLHILEKMNAVISEHSDDVKDHAPRMLSFYIDKDKISAAIGAKGKNIRSVCERSNAKIEIGDDGKVSVFATSGTEAEIAKSMMIDSITELEQGSIVDVKVVKIEKSIVELEFLNGRKGKMHISEVANEHIDSIESILKQGDTFKALVIDFEKGGCPKLSRRRVDQETGEFFEGELYNEERKDGPNDRGNYYNNSFYRKSGGSYHKKPSRPRSGFSNRNRPKFGSNDSSSGFY
- the truB gene encoding tRNA pseudouridine(55) synthase TruB → MKHGWLNLDKSIGISSAQAVTQVKKIFGIKKAGHLGTLDPLASGVLPIALGEATKTIPYLFCDSKAYNFTIKWGEQRTTDDLDGDIIRTSDIRPEYNQINCAIENFIGEIKQTPPQFSAIKIKGARAYKLARSGQKVNIKPRQVKIHELKLISVDTINNSADFSMMCGSGVYVRSIARDLGIALNCFGHITKLRRTMVGDFRENESVTIEQLAERNTITYSPITKGDTGVIEGTRSNVKSFIIPIESALRSMFKVEISLEDAGKIRKGQEILLNNLRNLKNYDIFCTIVGSVPIAICSFIYGCVKPIRVFNI
- the rpsO gene encoding 30S ribosomal protein S15 — protein: MSITSEKKKSLINIYAIKEDDTGSSFVQCAILTERISNLTEHFKVHKHDHHSKRGLLILIGRRRKHLNYIKRKFGNEAYRELIEKLGIRK